A single region of the Vicia villosa cultivar HV-30 ecotype Madison, WI linkage group LG4, Vvil1.0, whole genome shotgun sequence genome encodes:
- the LOC131600295 gene encoding nudix hydrolase 17, mitochondrial-like has translation MVFGLASRSGREMQRYNSNGGRRVVGCIPYRYKQDIDGSMSNELEVLLVSSQKSHTFMFPKGGWEVDETLEEAACRESLEEAGVVGIVEHELGEWSFISKRYGIYYEGHMFPLLVKEQLEFWPEKNLRTRLWMNVVEAREVCQHWWMKEALDILVHRLNLHQNIVARINY, from the exons ATGGTTTTTGGCTTGGCATCTCGTTCTGGAAGGGAGATGCAAAGATACAATAGTAACGGCGGTCGCCGAGTTGTAGG GTGCATCCCATACCGATATAAACAAGACATTGATGGCAGTATGAGTAATGAATTGGAAGTACTTCTTGTTAGTTCACAAAAGAGTCATACATTCATGTTTCCAAAG ggtGGATGGGAAGTTGATGAAACTCTAGAAGAAGCAGCTTGCAGAGAATCCCTTGAAGAAGCAGGAGTTGTAGGAATTGTTGAG CATGAGTTGGGTGAATGGAGTTTCATTAGTAAAAGATATGGTATATACTATGAAGGTCACATGTTTCCTTTACTTGTTAAGGAACAACTTGAGTTTTGGCCAGAGAAAAATTTACGTACAAGATTATGG ATGAATGTTGTTGAAGCAAGAGAAGTTTGTCAGCATTGGTGGATGAAGGAAGCATTAGATATACTTGTTCATAGGCTAAATCTACACCAAAATATAGTAGCTAGAATTAATTATTGA
- the LOC131600296 gene encoding nudix hydrolase 18, mitochondrial-like, with product MVCCMVSRSGREMQRYNENGGRQVVGCIPYRYKQDIDGSISNELEVLLVSSQKGHTFMFPKGGWEVDETLEEAACRESLEEAGVRGIVEQELGEWSFISKRYGIYYEGHMFPLLVKEQLEFWAEKNIRTRIWMNVVEARDVCQHWWMKEALDILVHRLTLQ from the exons ATGGTTTGCTGCATGGTATCTCGTTCTGGAAGGGAAATGCAGAGATACAATGAAAATGGTGGTCGCCAAGTTGTAGG GTGCATCCCATACCGATATAAACAAGACATTGATGGAA GTATAAGCAATGAATTGGAAGTACTTCTTGTTAGTTCACAAAAGGGTCATACATTCATGTTTCCAAAG GGTGGATGGGAAGTTGATGAAACTTTAGAAGAAGCAGCTTGCAGGGAATCCCTTGAAGAAGCAGGAGTTAGAGGAATTGTTGAG CAAGAATTGGGTGAATGGAGTTTCATTAGTAAAAGATATGGTATATACTATGAAGGTCACATGTTTCCCTTACTTGTCAAGGAACAACTTGAGTTTTGGGCTGAGAAAAATATACGCACAAGAATATGG ATGAATGTTGTTGAAGCAAGAGATGTTTGTCAGCACTGGTGGATGAAGGAAGCATTAGATATACTTGTTCATAGACTAACTCTACAGTAA